The Agromyces sp. LHK192 genome includes a window with the following:
- a CDS encoding DUF721 domain-containing protein, with protein MPEQPVSEAARVYRHFREIFGDDRPRPRSSRRQAPRAGSEPFTPGRDPKPLGDAIDLMSGELGWSGPLSQHDLLASWAEVVGEDTARHSEPIAIEGGVLQVRCESTAWATQLRMMRADLVSRILERYPGAGVDTIRFQGPDAPTWKWGPRSVPGRGPRDTYG; from the coding sequence ATGCCTGAGCAGCCGGTATCGGAGGCGGCCCGCGTCTACCGCCACTTCCGCGAGATCTTCGGCGACGACCGGCCGCGGCCCCGCTCGTCGCGCCGTCAGGCGCCGCGCGCCGGGAGCGAGCCGTTCACGCCCGGCCGCGATCCGAAGCCGCTCGGCGATGCCATCGACCTCATGTCGGGCGAGCTCGGCTGGTCGGGTCCGCTCTCGCAGCACGACCTGCTCGCGTCGTGGGCGGAAGTGGTCGGCGAGGACACCGCCCGACACTCCGAGCCGATCGCGATCGAGGGCGGCGTGCTCCAGGTCAGGTGCGAGTCGACGGCGTGGGCGACCCAGCTGCGGATGATGCGCGCCGACCTCGTGAGCCGGATCCTCGAACGGTACCCCGGCGCCGGTGTCGACACGATCCGCTTCCAAGGCCCGGACGCCCCCACCTGGAAATGGGGCCCCAGATCGGTTCCAGGCCGCGGTCCGCGCGATACCTACGGCTGA
- the gyrA gene encoding DNA gyrase subunit A produces the protein MQRSYLDYAMSVIIGRALPDVRDGLKPVHRRVIYTMYDGGYRPDRAFSKCTRIIGDVMGQFHPHGDSSVYDALVRLVQPWSMRYPLALGQGNFGSPGNDGAAAHRYTETKMAPLAIEMVRDIEEDTVDFQDNYDGRTQEPVVLPARFPNLLVNGSVGIAVGMATNIPPHNLREVAAGALWALEHPEASREELQEALIQRIKGPDFPTGAQILGQKGIIDAYRTGRGSITMRAIVNVEEIQGRTSLVVTELPYQVNPDNLAIKIADLAKDGKISGIADIRDESSGRTGQRLVIVLKRDAVAKVVLNNLYKHTSLQENFGANMLAIVDGVPRTLSIDGFISHWVDHQVEVIVRRTEYRLREAEARAHILRGYLKALDALDEVIALIRRSPTVEEARNGLIDLLDIDEIQARAILELQLRRLAALERQKIMDEAAEIERQIADFREILATPSRQRSIISDELREIADKYGDERRTHIIPGFDGDMSIEDLIPEEEMVVTVTRGGYVKRTRSDNYRSQHRGGRGVKGAALRADDVVEHFFVTTTHHWLLFFTNQGRVYRAKTYELQEGGRDAKGQHVANLLELQPDEQIAEILDIRDYEVAKYLVLATREGLVKKTDLTAYDTNRSRGVIAINLREGDELVSAMLADDSDEILLVSRKGMSLRFEATDDALRPMGRATSGVKGMSFRGDDSLLEASVVASSDDDDVTEVEEVTGQKPSATDTYVFVVTEGGYAKRTRIEEYRKQQRGGLGIKVAKLNEERGDLAGALITSRTDEVLVVLASGKVVRSDVAEVPAKGRDTMGVVFAKFAQDDRIIAIAKNSERNLDDDETGDGTEPETAAVAEEE, from the coding sequence ATGCAGCGGTCGTACCTCGACTACGCGATGAGCGTCATCATCGGGCGCGCGCTGCCCGACGTGCGCGACGGCCTGAAGCCCGTGCACCGCCGCGTGATCTACACGATGTACGACGGCGGGTATCGACCCGACCGTGCGTTCTCGAAGTGCACGCGCATCATCGGCGACGTCATGGGCCAGTTCCACCCGCACGGCGACTCGTCCGTCTACGACGCGCTCGTGCGACTCGTGCAGCCGTGGTCCATGCGGTACCCGCTCGCACTCGGGCAGGGCAACTTCGGCTCGCCCGGCAACGACGGTGCGGCCGCGCACCGGTACACCGAGACCAAGATGGCGCCCCTCGCGATCGAGATGGTGCGCGACATCGAGGAAGACACCGTCGACTTCCAGGACAACTACGACGGCCGCACGCAGGAGCCGGTGGTGCTCCCGGCGCGGTTCCCGAACCTGCTCGTCAACGGTTCGGTCGGCATCGCCGTCGGCATGGCGACGAACATCCCCCCGCACAACCTCCGCGAGGTCGCCGCGGGTGCGCTCTGGGCGCTCGAGCACCCGGAGGCGTCGCGCGAGGAACTCCAGGAGGCGCTGATCCAGCGCATCAAGGGGCCCGACTTCCCGACGGGTGCCCAGATCCTGGGCCAGAAGGGCATCATCGACGCGTACCGCACGGGTCGCGGCTCGATCACGATGCGCGCGATCGTCAACGTCGAGGAGATCCAGGGCCGTACGTCCCTCGTGGTCACGGAACTGCCGTACCAGGTGAATCCCGACAACCTCGCGATCAAGATCGCCGACCTCGCGAAGGACGGCAAGATCTCGGGCATCGCCGACATCCGCGACGAGTCGTCGGGCCGCACCGGACAGCGCCTGGTCATCGTGCTCAAGCGCGACGCCGTCGCCAAGGTCGTGCTCAACAACCTCTACAAGCACACCTCGCTGCAGGAGAACTTCGGCGCGAACATGCTCGCGATCGTCGACGGCGTGCCCCGCACCCTGTCTATCGACGGGTTCATCTCGCACTGGGTCGACCACCAGGTCGAGGTCATCGTGCGCCGCACGGAGTACCGCCTCCGCGAGGCCGAGGCCCGCGCGCACATCCTGCGCGGCTACCTGAAGGCGCTCGACGCGCTCGACGAGGTCATCGCGCTCATCCGCCGATCGCCGACCGTCGAGGAGGCGCGCAACGGCCTGATCGACCTGCTCGACATCGACGAGATCCAGGCCAGGGCGATCCTCGAGCTCCAGCTGCGCCGGCTCGCGGCCCTCGAACGCCAGAAGATCATGGACGAGGCTGCGGAGATCGAGCGGCAGATCGCCGACTTCCGCGAGATCCTCGCGACCCCGTCGCGTCAGCGCTCCATCATCTCGGACGAGCTCCGCGAGATCGCCGACAAGTACGGCGACGAGCGTCGCACGCACATCATCCCCGGGTTCGACGGCGACATGTCGATCGAAGACCTCATCCCCGAGGAGGAGATGGTCGTCACGGTGACCCGCGGCGGCTACGTGAAGCGCACCCGCAGCGACAACTACCGTTCGCAGCATCGCGGCGGTCGCGGCGTGAAGGGCGCTGCGCTGCGCGCCGACGACGTCGTCGAGCACTTCTTCGTGACGACCACGCATCACTGGCTCCTGTTCTTCACCAACCAGGGCCGGGTGTACCGCGCGAAGACCTACGAACTGCAGGAGGGCGGCCGCGACGCGAAGGGCCAGCACGTCGCCAACCTGCTCGAACTGCAGCCCGACGAGCAGATCGCCGAGATCCTCGACATCCGCGACTACGAGGTGGCGAAGTACCTCGTGCTCGCAACCCGCGAGGGCCTGGTCAAGAAGACCGACCTGACCGCGTACGACACGAACCGGTCCCGCGGCGTCATCGCGATCAACCTCCGCGAGGGCGACGAGCTCGTCTCCGCGATGCTCGCCGACGACTCCGACGAGATCCTGCTCGTCTCCCGCAAGGGCATGTCGCTGCGCTTCGAGGCGACCGACGATGCACTGCGCCCGATGGGCCGCGCGACGTCGGGCGTGAAGGGCATGAGCTTCCGCGGCGACGACTCGTTGCTCGAGGCATCCGTCGTCGCCTCGTCGGACGACGACGACGTCACCGAGGTCGAAGAGGTCACGGGGCAGAAGCCGAGCGCGACCGACACGTACGTGTTCGTCGTCACCGAGGGCGGATACGCGAAGCGCACCAGGATCGAGGAGTACCGCAAGCAGCAGCGCGGTGGACTGGGCATCAAGGTCGCCAAACTGAACGAGGAACGCGGCGACCTCGCCGGCGCGCTGATCACCTCCCGGACCGACGAGGTCCTTGTGGTTCTTGCCAGTGGCAAGGTGGTACGCTCTGACGTCGCCGAGGTGCCCGCCAAGGGTCGTGACACGATGGGCGTGGTCTTCGCGAAGTTCGCGCAAGACGACCGCATCATCGCCATCGCGAAGAACAGCGAACGCAACCTCGACGATGACGAGACCGGCGATGGCACTGAGCCCGAAACGGCTGCCGTCGCGGAAGAGGAGTGA
- a CDS encoding DUF3566 domain-containing protein, which produces MSSVADKLARKSNRRPPAKQVRLRLVYIDFWSSVKLSFLVAICLAIVNIVVSFLVWTVLNSTGIFSLVNNLVQDVAGSGTDLTTVLSLGNVMGFAVVGSLINLVVTTVLGAVLAVLYNLSVRITGGLLVGFTNN; this is translated from the coding sequence ATGAGTAGCGTCGCCGACAAGTTGGCCCGCAAGTCCAACCGTCGTCCGCCGGCGAAGCAGGTACGTCTGCGCTTGGTCTACATCGACTTCTGGTCGAGCGTGAAGCTGTCGTTCCTCGTCGCCATCTGCCTCGCGATCGTGAACATCGTGGTGTCGTTCCTCGTGTGGACGGTGCTGAACTCGACGGGCATCTTCTCGCTGGTGAACAACCTGGTGCAGGATGTCGCGGGCTCGGGCACCGACCTGACGACGGTCCTGTCGCTCGGCAACGTCATGGGCTTCGCGGTGGTCGGTTCGCTGATCAACCTCGTGGTCACGACCGTGCTCGGGGCGGTGCTCGCGGTGCTGTACAACCTCAGCGTGCGCATCACCGGCGGCCTGCTCGTCGGCTTCACGAACAACTGA
- the gyrB gene encoding DNA topoisomerase (ATP-hydrolyzing) subunit B, with amino-acid sequence MTAEPTKAQPAPEYGADAIQVLEGLEAVRKRPGMYIGSTGPRGLHHLVYEIVDNSVDEALAGYATDIDVTILADGAVRVIDNGRGIPVDIHKTEGRSTVEVVLTVLHAGGKFGGGGYAVSGGLHGVGSSVVNALSTRLEVEVKRQGHVWRQQYRVGVPDAPLSQDESIPESETGTTITFWPSPDIFETVEFDYETLRTRFQQYAFLNKGLRITLTDLRHAGDPADPADVENLTDAATEGPRADTFHYERGLVDYVEYLNRSKKADLVNDEIISFESEDTERRISLEIAMQWTTAYTESVHTYANTINTHEGGTHEEGFRAALTTLVNRYAREKGILKEKDDNLSGDDVREGLTAVISVKLGEPQFEGQTKTKLGNTEAKSFVQRVTGDQLGDWFDRNPVQAREIIRKAIQAATARLAARKAREATRRKGLLEGGGMPGKLKDCSSKDASISEIFIVEGDSAGGSAVQGRNPDTQAILPLRGKILNVEKARLDRALGNAEIQAMITAFGTGIGEDFNPEKARYHKIVLMADADVDGQHITTLLLTLLFRYMRPLIEMGYVYLAQPPLYRIKWTNAEHEYVFSDRERDALVTAGTAAGKRIPKENGIQRYKGLGEMNHQELWDTTMNPETRTLLQVTVDDAAAADEIFSTLMGDDVESRRNFIQKNAKDVRFLDI; translated from the coding sequence ATGACAGCGGAACCGACGAAGGCCCAGCCCGCGCCCGAATACGGGGCGGACGCGATCCAGGTACTCGAGGGCCTCGAAGCGGTCCGCAAGCGGCCGGGCATGTACATCGGCTCGACCGGGCCGCGCGGACTCCACCACCTCGTCTACGAGATCGTCGACAACTCCGTCGACGAGGCGCTCGCAGGCTACGCGACCGACATCGACGTCACGATCCTCGCCGACGGCGCGGTCCGGGTGATCGACAACGGCCGGGGCATCCCCGTCGACATCCACAAGACCGAGGGGCGTTCGACCGTCGAGGTCGTGCTCACCGTCCTGCACGCCGGCGGCAAGTTCGGCGGCGGCGGGTACGCGGTCTCGGGTGGCCTCCACGGCGTCGGTTCGTCGGTCGTGAACGCGCTGTCGACGCGCCTCGAAGTCGAAGTCAAGCGGCAGGGACACGTCTGGCGCCAGCAGTACCGGGTCGGCGTGCCCGACGCACCGCTCTCGCAGGACGAATCGATTCCCGAGTCCGAGACTGGCACGACCATCACCTTCTGGCCGAGCCCCGACATCTTCGAGACCGTCGAGTTCGACTACGAGACCCTGCGCACCCGGTTCCAGCAGTACGCGTTCCTCAACAAGGGCCTGCGCATCACCCTCACCGACCTGCGTCACGCGGGCGATCCGGCGGATCCCGCCGACGTCGAGAACCTGACGGATGCCGCGACCGAGGGTCCGCGCGCGGACACCTTCCACTACGAGCGCGGACTCGTCGACTACGTCGAGTACCTGAACCGTTCGAAGAAGGCCGACCTCGTCAACGACGAGATCATCTCGTTCGAGTCCGAGGACACGGAGCGGCGCATCTCGCTCGAGATCGCGATGCAGTGGACCACGGCGTACACCGAGTCCGTGCACACCTACGCGAACACCATCAACACGCACGAGGGCGGCACGCACGAAGAGGGCTTCCGCGCCGCGTTGACGACCCTCGTCAACCGGTACGCGCGTGAGAAGGGCATCCTCAAGGAGAAGGACGACAACCTCTCCGGCGACGACGTGCGCGAGGGCCTGACCGCGGTCATCTCGGTGAAGCTCGGCGAGCCGCAGTTCGAGGGCCAGACGAAGACGAAGCTCGGCAACACCGAGGCGAAGTCGTTCGTCCAGCGGGTCACCGGCGACCAGTTGGGCGACTGGTTCGACCGCAACCCCGTCCAGGCGCGCGAGATCATCCGCAAGGCGATCCAGGCGGCCACCGCGCGACTCGCCGCCCGCAAGGCGCGCGAGGCCACCCGCCGCAAGGGCCTGCTCGAGGGCGGCGGCATGCCGGGCAAGCTCAAGGACTGCTCGAGCAAGGACGCGTCGATCTCCGAGATCTTCATCGTCGAGGGCGACTCGGCCGGCGGCTCCGCCGTGCAGGGCCGCAATCCCGACACCCAGGCGATCCTGCCGCTGCGCGGCAAGATCCTGAACGTCGAGAAGGCTCGACTCGACCGGGCGCTCGGCAATGCCGAGATCCAGGCGATGATCACGGCGTTCGGCACCGGCATCGGCGAGGACTTCAACCCCGAGAAGGCCAGGTACCACAAGATCGTGCTCATGGCCGACGCCGACGTCGACGGCCAGCACATCACGACGCTGCTGCTCACGCTGCTCTTCCGCTACATGCGACCGCTCATCGAGATGGGCTACGTGTACCTCGCGCAGCCGCCGCTCTACCGCATCAAGTGGACGAATGCCGAGCACGAGTACGTCTTCTCCGATCGCGAGCGCGACGCACTGGTCACCGCGGGCACCGCGGCCGGCAAGCGCATCCCGAAGGAGAACGGGATCCAGCGCTACAAGGGCCTCGGCGAGATGAACCACCAGGAACTCTGGGACACGACGATGAACCCCGAGACCCGCACCCTGCTGCAGGTCACGGTCGACGACGCCGCAGCGGCCGACGAGATCTTCTCGACGCTGATGGGCGACGACGTCGAGAGCCGACGGAACTTCATCCAGAAGAACGCGAAGGACGTGCGTTTCCTTGACATCTGA